The Triticum aestivum cultivar Chinese Spring chromosome 5A, IWGSC CS RefSeq v2.1, whole genome shotgun sequence genomic sequence CGCCGATGGCTGCATGCATTGCCACTTAGTCTTTTTAGGTGGTGGAGGGTGCACGCTGATTGATATGTTTGTATATGACGGTTGCCGCTGATTGATTTAAAAAATTGTTGGCCCGGTCAAAAATGTAAACCAAATttaaaattgaatacctcaatcgaATGAAAGCGCTTCAAAATTAGGGTACATAATGAATTAAAAAACTGAATGGGAAAGCTCATCAAGAAATTGTTTACCCGGTCAAAATAGATGACCAAATTctaaattgaacacctcaattaaTTATGAGGCCTTAAAAAAATAGGAAGCATAGTGTGCATAGTATTAAATATTTGAATGAGAGAGCTTTGAcaaattgttgacccggtcaaaatcggaTGATCCAATTTCAGTTGAAGACCTTAATTAATTATGAGACCTTCACAACTAGAGAGCATAGTGTTATAGAGGATAatacaaaatatttgaatgagagAGCTTTGATAAATTGTTGTCCCTGTCAAAATTGGGTGATTCAATTTCAATTGAAGACCTTCAAAATTAAGGAGCATAGTGTTATAGAGGATATTCCACTTCAAGACATTGATACTTTAGACAGTGGTAGAAAAAAAGTGCCAAAAGATAAGCCAACTACACTCATCAGGAGATATCCAATTAACTAGAGGATGCTTACACTAAAGTCAACATCCCTCGTAATAGATTACTAGTGATGCAAGATCCATGACTCAGTTACTCCGTCATTGATGTGACATCATTGGTGATGGAATAATAAGACCACTAGGTCAACATGCCAATCATATTCCCGTATGGCTCTTGCTAATATTTCGATGGGTGTATTCTGAGCCAAGATGATCTTGTAAAACTCATCAAAACAACTATGTGCCCTATTGCCCGAATGGTTCGCGCATGTCTCAAACATGTCAAGCTTATCGTATCCATGTGACATGGCACGCCTCAGAATGTCAAGTaattcagacggtgctacacttggatAAACACTAATTACATGATATTTTCTGTGAGGGATCACCCTATTAAACATGTCTACCATGCATTAAATAAGTATTGTGCCACTGTCCTCCTGCGTGATCCAATACCGGTTAGACCGCCGCCACTTTCCCCGTCCCGACGGTCGATAGGCACATGAACGTGACATATATTGCGGTACCTGTAGACCTAGGCACCGGGGTCCAAAATCGGCGCAAGCCAAGCAAACAAGAACCCCGAATGAGCTCTGAGCCAACCCTGCTACTCCACCGCCCGCAGTCCCATCATAGGCACAACCGCAATGCCACATAACCTCCTCCATGGTAGAGACTCTGATCTAGCAGTCGTGGCTAAACACCAACTCCGTCGCACCCACTCCGGCCCACCTTGGGCCCAAATGTGGCCCGCACAAGCACAAGCCGACGCCAGCACTACTGGGCGCCCTCGTGTGGCCACCCGCACGCCGCGCACCCTTCTTGCCCTGGTCGCCAACATCGCATGCTCAGACCCAAGGACGAGCGGCGTGACCCACACTTCCAGTCCACGTGTTGCAGCGAGCCACCAGATGGATAAACGCCTCGCCGCTGCCATCCTTGGGAGTACCACTGGCTTCCCGTCGGCTTTCTCGATTGCAGTGAAGGCAGAAAGGTCCAGCGAGGTGCGGCTAAAAAAGGTTACCAATCGCCACCCGTGTCGCCTCCATAGGAGGGGCATGGGGGAGGCTGGGAGGGGGTTTGTCTGCACCGTCCAGTGTTTGCTACCACCCTATTGCCTCTCTCCTCTAGTGCTCATTGCGGTGCCTTTTCACCCTCTCCCAAGTATTCTATGGACACGGGATTTGTGGCACGCATGGGCAGGGGCACCCAACCCCATTTTCTTTTGGCTTTCGATTTTTCGTATCTTTTGAATTGAAAGTTCAAATTAAATCGTGTTTTCGTATCCGTGTTTCTTGCGACGAGAGCTTTGAAATAGGACTCGTTTTTTAACACGTCCCATGCCGGGGGTCTGCCACGAACGAAAGGTTGACGCGCGCGGGGAATGGAGGCGTTTCTTTCTCGAAACGGACAGCACGCACGGCATGGTCAGTCGTCCACCATGCGGAGCGTTTCTCACGGCTGCCCGAGCAATTCCCCTCGCGACCCGCGTGTGGATGCCACCGGAGAGGTCCGTCGGGTCCACGCGTACGGTCGGTCCCGACACCGAAACGGCAATTTCTCATGCCAACCACTTCCTCCGTCAGTGCGATCTCGCGTCAGTGCAATTTCTTATGCCCACCTGCCTCGGACCTGCTTGCTATGCTAATCAGGGTCAAGTCAAGCCACGAAGATTTGGTCTCGGGTAGTCGGGTTCCGTGAGGTTTGCTGGCAATTGCGGTGTCCTGCTTCGGATTTGACAGACGCATCTCCCCGGTTTTACAGCTAGCTTGATCGGATCTCTTGATCAGCGTCCGGTGAAATGATGTATGGGGTTGTGCATTGAGAAACAAAAGGCTGGATGCAAGAAGTGGCCGGCATCTGGTATGATGGGCGGATGAACGTGTGTGCAGTGGCGTATGAACCATGATGGGCCTGATGTATCCTTCTCCGTGTGGCCATCGGCGTCAGATATATCTTGTGTCCGCGCCATTAAACTTGTCGGATTTGCCCCACTTTCATGCCTGATGTGCTGTGTTTGCTCTCGCCCAAAGAGACGCATACGCATGTACCACGTACAACAACCAAAATACAGTGCCAAATATCTGTCAGAGCGTCCATACCCCATTTTTCTAACATGAATGTCCATACACTTCTGGTCTGGGTGAAATGGAAATAGTGGAATACAATCAAGCAAAAAGAGACTGAATACAGAAAGGGCATTGATCTACAAAAAGAGAGTCTTTCCTAGGAGTCAATTGCAAAAAAACACCACATTTGCGGCTAGGTTTGCAGGAAACCACCAACTCGTTAATCTGTTACATAAAACACCGAAAAATCTGTTAAGtcgttgcaaaaagcactgatcaGATGATTTGGTCCGTTTAATCACTTTCTTACGAGTGGGACCAGATTGTAAGGAATTGACTTAGCAAAAAAATAACACATACACCCCTAAAAAAACAAAAGCAATCAGCCCCCGGTGGAACACCGACGCCCTGTCCACTCCGCGATGCTGCCCTCGTcgaggaggcggccggcctcgTCGGCGACGGAGAGTGCCACGCCACgggggaggacgaggaggcggccgGCGCCCACGGCTGCACTACGAACCGCCTCCATAGTACGCGGGTCGTGATGGCGACGCCCTCCGGCAGCCCATCGTAGCCGGGGCAGAGCTGGGATGGCGGGAGGAATGAGGCGCCTCGCTCATCGTCTTCTGTCCTGGCCGCTCCACTGCGCGCAGTTCGCGCGCGCCCGCCGGGCCATCTCCAGGCTCTTCCTAGACGCCCGGACCGCGCCGTCGACCCCGTGAAGCTCGCGCGCCGCCTGAGCGCTCGCCTTCAGCGTGTCGTCCCAGAATTGGTCCACAGGGCGCCATGTGCACGCCATGGCGGCGCACCTCGGAGCCCCCGTCGCCCCGGCCAAGCGGGCACAGTGGGTGGCGCCGATGACGGCCATCCAGGAGCGGATCGTCAAGGAGTCGAGGCGGAGGGACAAGAAGGGGTCGTCCTCCGGGGCGTCCTCGCCGGCGTCCACGGGGCTCCTCTCCGAGATGCAGGCCgctgaggaggaggatgaggccgCGGAGGTGGAGGCCCCGATGTCGATCGGCGAGGAGCGGGCTCGAGGCGCTGGCCGGCGCGTGCGTATGGGGGCAGGGTGGGGGTCTGATTGCTTTTGATTTTTAGATCTAGGGGGATGTGTGTTATTTTTTAGCTATGTCAACTCCTTACAATCAGGCCCCACTTGTAAGAAAGTGAATAAACGGGCCAAATCATCCGATCAGTACTTTTTGCAACGACTTAACAGATCTTTCGGTGTTTTCTGCAATGAATTAACGAGTTGGTGGTTTCCTGCAAACTTAGccgcaaatgtggtggttttttacaATTGACTCCTTTCCTAGACAAAAACACAGCTAAAAGTAAATATATACGTGCATCGCATGTTTAGTTGCTAAATTACACCGCCTATAGTGAAGTCTGTTGCTGAGCAGGAGTAAACTCTCACCACGTTTTCCCCACGAAATGGACGTCAGCATGAGTGTCCTCGTCAAGTTTTCCAAGTCTTTTCCCGATTCCTCCCTACTTTCCCACCACGCGCGCGCACCTTCCATTCCACCTCGCCATCTATAAGTAGGCCGCGCGCAGTCTGAGGCAGCACCACAACGAGCTCAGCAGCCAGCTCAAGCTTGAAGACACCACTCAGCCACAGCCACCTGCATCCAGCTGATCACCCGGCCCGCGGCCCGCCTCGATCCCGATGGAGCTTCCTCAGCTGGCGTCCTTCCTCGGCGTGGTGCTCGCCACGGTGCTCTTCCTCAAggccgtcctccgccgccgccgccgccgccagtacAACCTCCCGCCGGGCCCCAAGCCGTGGCCGATCATCGGCAACCTCAACCTCATCGGCACGCTCCCGCACCGCTCCATCCACGCGCTCTCCAAGCAGTACGGCCCGCTCATGCAGCTCCAGTTCGGCTCCTTCCCGGTCGTCGTCGGCTCCTCCGTGGAGATGGCCAAGTTCTTCCTCAAGACCCACGACGTGGTGTTCACTGACCGCCCCAAGACCGCCGCCGGCAGGTACACCACCTACAACTACAGCGACATCACCTGGTCCCCCTACGGCGCCTACTGGCGCCAGGCCCGCAAGATGTGCCTCACCGAGCTCTTCAGCGCCAAGCGCCTCGAGTCGTACGAGTACATCCGCAGGGAGGAGGTGCTCGCCCTCCTCGGCGACCTGTACCGCGGCGGCGCAGGCCGCGTGGTGGTGCTCAAGGACTACCTGTCCACGGTGAGCCTGAACGTGATCACGCGCATGGTGATGGGCAAGAAGTACCTGGAGAAGGAGGTGAGGGACGAGGCCGGGGCGGTGATCACGACGCCCGAGGAGTTCAAGTGGATGATCGACGAGCTGTTCCTGCTCAACGGCGTGCTCAACATCGGCGACTCCATCCCGTGGCTGGACTGGATGGACCTGCAGGGGTACATCAAGAGGATGAAGAAGCTGAGCAAGATGTTCGACCGGTTCCTGGAGCACGTCGTGGACGAGCACAGCGAGCGGCGTCGGCGCGAGGGGGAGAGCTTCGTGGTGAAGGACATGGTGGACGTGCTGCTGCAGTTCGCCAGCGATCCCGGTCTTGAGGTCAAGCTCAACAGAGAAGGCGTCAAGGCTTTCACTCAGGTGAGTTCTTGGTTTCCTTCCCTGCACTGAATCTGAATTAATTATGTTTATCCCCTGCTTGCTCTTAGAACAACAATTCATGTGCTTTGAGACTAGGTTCGTACACAAATCTGAATCAGTTGCCTgcactcaaaacaaaacaagtatCATCGTTCTAAGCAGA encodes the following:
- the LOC123103744 gene encoding trimethyltridecatetraene synthase, producing MELPQLASFLGVVLATVLFLKAVLRRRRRRQYNLPPGPKPWPIIGNLNLIGTLPHRSIHALSKQYGPLMQLQFGSFPVVVGSSVEMAKFFLKTHDVVFTDRPKTAAGRYTTYNYSDITWSPYGAYWRQARKMCLTELFSAKRLESYEYIRREEVLALLGDLYRGGAGRVVVLKDYLSTVSLNVITRMVMGKKYLEKEVRDEAGAVITTPEEFKWMIDELFLLNGVLNIGDSIPWLDWMDLQGYIKRMKKLSKMFDRFLEHVVDEHSERRRREGESFVVKDMVDVLLQFASDPGLEVKLNREGVKAFTQDLIAGGTESSAVTVEWALSELLKKPEVLAKATEELDRVVGRGRWVTEKDMPSLSYVDAIVKETMRLHPVAPMLVPRLSREDTSINGYDIPAGTRVLVMVWSIGRDPELWEAPEEFMPERFLGSRLDVKGQDYELLPFGSGRRMCPGYSLGLKVIQVSLANLLHGFTWRLPDGVELSMEEIFGLSTPRKYPLEAVVEPKLPAHLYAEA